The proteins below are encoded in one region of Betaproteobacteria bacterium:
- a CDS encoding ABC transporter ATP-binding protein — protein sequence MSKKIGDVILDLQNISLRFGGVKALTDISFNVREHEIRAIIGPNGAGKSSMLNVINGVYHPQEGKIFWHGKERKKMEPHMAAQQNIARTFQNIALFKGMSVLDNIMTGRITKMKANFIEHALWFGRARKEELEHRKKVEEVIDFLEIQHIRKTPVGRLPYGLQKRVELGRALAAEPSMLLLDEPMAGMNVEEKQDMCRFILDVNDQFGTTIVLIEHDMGVVMDISDRVVVLDYGKKIGDGEPEDVKNNEDVIKAYLGAGH from the coding sequence ATGTCCAAGAAAATAGGCGACGTCATTCTCGACCTGCAGAATATTTCCCTGCGCTTCGGCGGCGTCAAGGCGCTGACCGATATCTCCTTCAACGTTCGCGAGCATGAAATCCGCGCCATCATCGGCCCGAACGGCGCCGGCAAAAGCTCGATGCTCAACGTCATCAACGGCGTCTATCACCCGCAGGAAGGCAAGATTTTCTGGCACGGCAAGGAGCGCAAGAAGATGGAGCCGCACATGGCGGCCCAGCAGAACATTGCCCGCACCTTCCAGAACATCGCGCTGTTCAAGGGCATGAGCGTGCTCGACAACATAATGACCGGGCGCATCACCAAGATGAAGGCCAACTTCATCGAGCATGCGCTGTGGTTTGGCCGGGCCCGGAAGGAAGAGCTGGAGCACCGCAAGAAGGTCGAGGAGGTGATCGACTTCCTGGAAATTCAACACATCCGCAAGACCCCGGTCGGTCGCCTGCCTTACGGCCTCCAAAAGCGGGTCGAGCTGGGTCGGGCGTTGGCGGCCGAGCCGTCGATGCTGCTGCTCGACGAACCAATGGCCGGCATGAACGTTGAAGAGAAACAGGACATGTGCCGTTTCATCCTCGACGTCAATGACCAGTTCGGAACAACGATTGTGCTGATCGAGCATGACATGGGTGTCGTCATGGATATTTCCGACCGCGTCGTGGTGCTCGACTACGGCAAGAAGATTGGTGATGGCGAGCCGGAAGACGTCAAAAATAACGAGGATGTCATCAAGGCATACCTCGGTGCTGGCCATTAG
- a CDS encoding AMP-binding protein gives MPKQANFAAVDGLHTFPRLLFHHAHVRPNAPAMREKYLGIWQTWTWADVADRVRALACGLASLGFKRGDNLAIIGDNRPHLYMMMTAAQCLGGVPVPLYQDAVANEMLFVLQDASIRFVVVEDQEQVDKMLEVMPEVGSLAHIIYDDPRGMRHYSQPFLHDIHELMEMGRIHDRNHTTFLNEEVEQGHFDDISVMLYTSGTTGKPKGVCQTHAAFISAAQGGVQVDKLGADGDILSYLPMAWVGDHLFSYAQALVAGFTINCPESGDTVMSDLREIGPTCYFAPPRVFESLLTSVMIRMEDAGKIKQKMFHHFMAVAKRCGSDILDGKSVGFGDRLQYWLGNILVYGPLRNVLGMSRIRVAYTAGAAIGPELFRFYRSMGINLKQFYGQTETCAYVCLQPDGAIKFDSVGQPAPGVEIKIADNGEVLVKGPMLLKEYYKRPDATAEAIDANGYFMTGDAGFLDEDGHLKIIDRAKDVGKLTNGAMFAPNYIENKLKFFQHVKEAVCFGNGRDMVCAFINIDVSAVGNWAERRGIAYSGYADLAGKPEVLELIRECVEQVNADLVHDTMVADSQIHRFLVLHKELDPDDDELTRTRKVRRNFVAEKYKVLIDALYAGKANQFIETEVKFEDGRRGKVSADLTIIEAKTFPIVKKAA, from the coding sequence ATGCCAAAGCAGGCGAATTTCGCCGCGGTGGATGGTTTGCACACCTTTCCGCGCTTGTTGTTCCATCATGCCCATGTCCGTCCCAATGCGCCGGCCATGCGTGAAAAATATCTCGGCATCTGGCAAACCTGGACCTGGGCCGATGTTGCCGACCGCGTTCGTGCGTTGGCCTGTGGCTTGGCCTCGCTGGGCTTCAAGCGTGGCGACAATCTGGCGATCATCGGTGACAACCGGCCGCATCTGTACATGATGATGACTGCTGCCCAATGCCTGGGTGGTGTGCCGGTGCCGCTTTACCAGGATGCCGTGGCCAACGAAATGTTGTTCGTCTTGCAGGATGCGAGCATCCGTTTCGTCGTCGTCGAAGATCAGGAGCAGGTCGACAAGATGCTCGAGGTCATGCCGGAAGTTGGCAGCCTCGCCCACATCATCTACGACGATCCGCGCGGCATGCGTCATTACAGCCAGCCTTTCCTGCATGACATCCATGAGCTCATGGAAATGGGCCGGATTCATGATCGGAACCATACGACTTTCCTGAACGAGGAAGTCGAGCAAGGTCATTTCGACGACATCTCGGTGATGCTCTACACCTCGGGTACCACCGGCAAGCCGAAGGGCGTCTGCCAGACGCACGCCGCCTTCATCTCCGCCGCTCAGGGTGGCGTACAGGTCGACAAGCTGGGCGCTGACGGCGACATCCTGTCCTACCTGCCGATGGCCTGGGTTGGCGATCATCTATTTTCCTACGCCCAGGCACTGGTCGCCGGTTTCACCATCAACTGCCCGGAATCCGGCGATACGGTGATGAGCGATCTGCGCGAAATCGGCCCAACCTGCTATTTCGCTCCGCCACGCGTTTTCGAAAGCCTGCTGACCTCGGTGATGATCCGCATGGAAGACGCCGGCAAGATCAAACAGAAAATGTTCCACCACTTCATGGCCGTGGCCAAGCGTTGTGGTTCGGACATTCTGGATGGCAAGTCGGTTGGCTTTGGCGACCGGCTGCAATACTGGCTGGGCAATATCCTGGTCTACGGCCCGCTGCGCAATGTGCTCGGCATGAGCCGCATCCGCGTCGCTTATACGGCTGGCGCGGCGATTGGTCCGGAGTTGTTCCGCTTCTATCGTTCGATGGGCATCAACCTCAAGCAGTTCTATGGCCAGACCGAAACCTGTGCCTACGTCTGTCTGCAGCCGGATGGCGCGATCAAATTCGATTCCGTCGGTCAACCGGCCCCGGGCGTCGAAATCAAAATCGCCGACAACGGCGAGGTGCTGGTCAAGGGACCGATGCTGCTCAAGGAATACTACAAGCGTCCGGACGCGACAGCCGAGGCGATCGATGCCAACGGCTACTTCATGACCGGTGACGCCGGCTTCCTCGACGAGGATGGCCACCTGAAGATCATCGACCGCGCCAAGGATGTCGGCAAGCTGACGAACGGCGCGATGTTCGCGCCCAACTACATCGAGAACAAGCTGAAGTTCTTCCAGCACGTCAAGGAAGCGGTCTGCTTTGGCAATGGTCGTGACATGGTCTGCGCCTTCATCAATATCGACGTCAGCGCCGTCGGCAACTGGGCTGAACGCCGTGGCATTGCCTATTCGGGCTACGCCGACCTGGCCGGCAAGCCGGAAGTACTCGAACTGATCCGCGAATGCGTTGAACAGGTCAATGCCGATCTGGTGCACGACACGATGGTGGCTGATTCGCAGATTCACCGCTTCCTCGTGCTGCACAAAGAGCTTGATCCAGACGACGACGAGCTGACCCGGACGCGCAAGGTGCGCCGCAATTTTGTGGCCGAAAAATACAAGGTGCTGATCGATGCGCTCTATGCGGGCAAGGCGAATCAGTTCATCGAAACCGAGGTCAAGTTCGAGGATGGTCGGCGCGGCAAAGTTTCTGCCGATCTGACGATCATCGAGGCCAAGACCTTTCCGATCGTGAAGAAGGCTGCCTGA